The stretch of DNA CTCAGACCTTTATCAAGTACCAGACTAATTTTTCATCATTCAACCTCAGATCTTTAGCATTTTCCTCATATACTGAAGTAAAAGCTAGGGAAAGAACTGCTACAGGAATTATTTCCTCATATACTGAAGTAAAAGCTAGGGAAAGAACTGCTACAGGAATTAGTAACCCGACtagtccttcgcaaatacccaaGTAGCAATGCTCAGCCAGTCAAGGACAGACCACACAGTATACGGGCCATACTTCATTCATAAGCCACATTATTTGTCAAAAAAAGAATACCTGGTTAACCCCGTTAGCTTTGGACGAAACGATTTGAAGTTTTCCCGTGCCTGAGCCTGAGTCTCCTCTGTCTCGTTTTCACTCACAGTGTATTCAGATAAATCTTTTTCTGCACACTGATGAAGCCTTTCAAGACCAGCTTCAGCCTCTCCTGtataaagaaaaaagaaaaatgggACAGCCAGCTTTTAGTGGGAAAAAGTATAACGCTGCTAAAGCGTAAATGTTTTACCTTGCAAATATTCAAAAAGATGCTTCTTTGCAGTTTCATTCTGAGGAAAGTAGTAACCATATGCATAGGTCCATTTTAGAACTCGTCTACACTCAATAATCTGGCGATATAAAATTCAAAACCATAAAGAAATTAGCGAATTAGAGGAAAGACCATATGATAGATAATACAACGAGAATTGGCCCAAAATGGAGAGGAGTACAAGGCAACCAAATTCAATCCAAAGTCCAAACATCTACAGCCTTTTGAGAGGATGGATTAAGGAAAGATAACCTCAATACTTCAACTCAACTGGAAATGGGTACTTGACTGTAACAAAGGTTAAAATAATTCTATTTGCATTCAAGAAAGTGTACTATTCTGAAATTAGAAAACTTAAGCTACCCCTCTCTACGAGACGTCGAGATTTGATGGTAATAAACTTTTCGTAAGGAATTCACCTCAGACGGGAAACCTGTGATATAACATAATGCAACAAAGAGGTAGGTATCAAAATATTTTACCTGTTGCCAAGCCTCTAAAATAAATCTGAGTTGCGACTCCGGTTCTTTTAGCTTATTGCTCAACTTTTCCAACTGATGTTAAACAAACCACAGAATCAGTTCTGAGTGAATTCTGTAAACATACcttggtttaaaaaaaaaaaaaaagagaataatTTTGCAGATTATTCCAATGAAACCCAGAAGAACTCATCACAAGAACGCAAACTAGATCATCTAGAGGTCAATAACCCACACAGAAACATGCCATTTAAGTAACCTTGACACTTCTACATTGGCTGGAGTGCAACTAACCACAATCAAAAGGTACTCTCTAAGAGCTTTAGTTGCCACAGTATAGAGAAACATCTATTCAATTAGTGTTATGAAAGAAAGCGTAAAAAGGTGATCTAAACTTATTTAGATTAGAAATAAGAATCTCAAATGTGAAAAGGCAAAGGAACTACAAACCTATATTTTATTCTTTCAGATGAAAACTGACATCAATAATCTAATTTACCATACTTTAATACTTAAATATATAAAAAGTCGAACTCACAGATACCAGGAGAGATTACAATAAGAGTACAGTGAGAACTGTGCAGAAGAGCCATTAGAAGACACCTACGTAATATAACTGACAGTTCAGAACATGTATCTAAACAAAGTTGAGCAAGTATGACGActtagccatcaaagcaagggtCGGCAAGCAAAAACTTTTAAATTATATCCTTCTATAAATCTAAAGGGCTCTGTATGAATGAAATGACAACAATTTGCAATAGGCATAAAGGCAATGAGAGTATTTACATGTACTGTCCGCATTTGGTGCAAATCTCCAATAGCTTTAACTCTTGACTGCAACAACAAAAAGCAGCAGATTCATTTAACAGAAGTAGATAGCATTGACCGTTTCACCAGAAGGTACTAAAGAAAATCATGCTAAGCCTCAAAAAAATCATGCCAAGGAGCCATTAGATCTTTATCATTACATCTTTACAGAAAGATTGCagcattttaacaaaaaaaaaatgaccaACTATATCTTGAAAAACAATGCATGGGAGTATCGTTTAACAATGAAAAATTTAGTTATTTTCTGGGGAAAAGTTATCTTTTTCCAGAGCTAACAGTTTTATAAAACCTTCAATAgctaaaaaaaaattcgaaacaaaaTTGCCATTTCCCTTGTTGCAGAAACTCCAAAAAAAAGAAACACGGGATCAGTTTAAGATTAAAAAAACTCCACCTTTTGGTTGCTTTCCCATCGTTCAAAGTAGTGAGTGTATCTCTCAAGAGAGTTTTTTGCCATTTCCCTTATTGCTTCGTCTGCATCATACTATTaaagcaaataaaaaaaaaatgttactgAGAAGATCAGAAAGCCTATACTCTATTAGACAGAAAACTGAgacaaaattttaataaaaataccAATCCCTCTTGTTTTGCAGCTTCATACTGATTACATGCATAGAAACCACCAGTTCTTTCACCATGGTCGGACCACGCCCCAAGGCATAGCCTGAAAATAAATATCACTCTTTTTAATTCCCATGCCCAGAACATACACTTGTTATAACAGCCCATCAACTACAAATTTTGTTATACCAAATACAACGAAACCACATACAATTTACTAACACTTAACATCAACAATTGGAAAGAGCTTACCAGCAAAACTCAAACTTGCAAGGTGGGTTGCATGTCATGTGCATGCATCCCTGATTTTTCTCAATTGGGCGTTTGCACTTCGGGCAAGGCTTTGAATTGGCAAGAATCCTGATATGCAAATAAGTAATATTAACTATTAAGACTCTCATCAGGTCACATGACCAAAAAATTTGGGCGGAAAGAACTAGTAAATACTGAAATAAGAAAGTTATACCAGTTCATATTTTCAGCCTCGGCGCTGTTCTTCAAAATCCACATAGCCACAGTGCTGCAGTCTACAGGGCGATGAGCTTCTTCGGTACACTATGCAATAATCAAACAATTTTTGATACGATATAACACTATAAATTggatgaaataaaacaaaataaaaataaaaaaattgtcaAAGCCTGAACAAAGAAAGCAAGTGTATGACATCTAGCAGCAGACTGTCTCACGTCGCATTCAGTTTCTATTTTTGTCACACTGATAGCCACCAACTAAATAACTTGCTCCCTTCGAGTCTGAAATACTGTCCATTTTTCACTATTTGGTTGTCTAGAATTACCTTCCAATATCCCACTTGCATTTTATCTCAGCCACACATATACACCACGACCCACTTGCTTAATTATATGAGGTCCTTATTGTTCATATTTATCCTTAAATAGTATAATTTTCGTACTTTGGTAAGTAATTGTGGCTCAGAGGGAATATTAATTTATAGTTTCATTGACAATCAACTAGATATCTCATCATTATACAGAGAACTTTTGTCTTTCCTGGGGGTGTTAAGGGACTACAAACACCAAATAAGAACACGCTTCGATCCAAGTAGAACTCACATTCCAGCAGAACCTGTGTGAGCAGAGGCACGTAACATCATAAATGTTGCTACCAAGTTCGAATTCCACTGCATTATCACAATCTGGAGCAGGACACCACTTTGTCTGGAAGCAAAAGAAAAGGTCACAGGAAAGCAATACATAGTTGAAACCACAAGGTAAGGAACTTGCACAAGCGCAtgcaaataaaaaataaatgTAAAATTTAGCAAATTTAGAAAAACAAGAAactaacaaaagaaaaaaaatgagctTACACTAGTATTAGAGAGGGACATAAATCACATAACTATCAAAATAATGGCACAGAATTCGTCAGCCTGCTATATTGAATAAGTACGCATTTAGCATATCCAAATAACATAGGAGATATATCTGGATCCAAGAAAATCCAGCACCAATTGGAAATTTTGATCCAAATAACATAGGAGATATATACACTGAAAGTATATATGGATCCAAGAAAATCCAGCACCAATTGGAAATTTTGTTTAAGATTACTTTTGTCGTAACCATAACCCACAAGTAGAGTAGATGCAAGCAACAGTTGCGAAGAAACAAGATAtcaggaaaaaaaataaaaagcaaaCATGTATCAAAACATAGGTTACAATATCCATACATGACTAGCAATGTTAAGACCTGGATAACCACAAAGTCACAAACTGTTGAGATACAGAATCACAGGTTGTGCTATTAGTAAGACTATTATAAAAGGAACTTTTGGTCTTCAATGTGAAGTATGAAAATCTAAAAGAACAAGTTGTTCTTTGAAACTTGAGAGTTACCAAACGAATCCGTAAATAAATCATTCAGCAGAACCTTTATGAAGTATGTCGTGTAGATCATATTGAATACCGCCAAAAAAATTCTCTTATTCAACTTTAATAAATAAAAACAGCAATATGTACCTTTTTCTTGTCCTCGACATAAGATCTAACAAGGTATTGGGAATACTTCTTTTTATCTTCATCAGATGCTAAATCAAGGATCATATCTTGTCCCACAGCAGCAGAACAAGATGGATCAGGACATCTTAAAAACAAGCATCCAGGACCATCGTTGATGGATGTAGTAACATAGCCTACAAAGTGGATCCAGCTATTAGTATTGATATCCACTACGCATGACATGAATACATACAGGTAAACCATGCTTGATACATTATGAATAACATACAGGTTTGGGACAATTGCATTGTTTTGCATTAATGCTGTACAACATGCTTCTTGATGTGTTATAAACTACGACAGACACCAGTAAAAAGGTGACAAGTGTTTTCACTTGATATAATAATAAAAGCTAAGAGAGTTGAAAAGTAGCCTTACTACATCAACCTGCTAAGTGACAAGCCCATTGATCACATTAACAAGTGATAACGTAgcatgacaaaataaaattatgtTCATGAAGTTTAGATTTCTAACATTAGCGTATATAGAGAAAaccacataaaaaaaaaaaaaacaaatctaaTCTAACCTTTCCAACACGTTGTACAATATGGGTGACCGCAAAAGGCTGAACGAATGAGTTCAAGGGTAAAGGAATCGAAACAAATTCCACACGTCAACTGCCAAGATATACACACACATTTAGAATTACTCAACGCTATGTAGCACATGCTCTGCAGGTAAAACCGGAAAACTCAATATGAATATGAATCACCCAGATCCACTAATACAACTCACTTCTTTGGC from Silene latifolia isolate original U9 population chromosome 10, ASM4854445v1, whole genome shotgun sequence encodes:
- the LOC141606308 gene encoding putative E3 ubiquitin-protein ligase ARI7; protein product: MASDDDLMDAYDGDSGEDYYFSGGDDEDEDSDIAELIDGGDDDENDGDYGYASDDPDLLRSEKNYSVLKESDIKQRQEESISHVSAVLSLPRVAASTLLCHYKWNVSHLHDEWFADEGRVRNAVGLLSMPIAELTNAKELTCGICFDSFTLELIRSAFCGHPYCTTCWKGYVTTSINDGPGCLFLRCPDPSCSAAVGQDMILDLASDEDKKKYSQYLVRSYVEDKKKTKWCPAPDCDNAVEFELGSNIYDVTCLCSHRFCWNCTEEAHRPVDCSTVAMWILKNSAEAENMNWILANSKPCPKCKRPIEKNQGCMHMTCNPPCKFEFCWLCLGAWSDHGERTGGFYACNQYEAAKQEGLYDADEAIREMAKNSLERYTHYFERWESNQKSRVKAIGDLHQMRTVHLEKLSNKLKEPESQLRFILEAWQQIIECRRVLKWTYAYGYYFPQNETAKKHLFEYLQGEAEAGLERLHQCAEKDLSEYTVSENETEETQAQARENFKSFRPKLTGLTSVTRSYFENLMRALENGLEDVNSQATCSEPASSKNPKTKGGKGKSSSSRPGGNIDDSNYWNCDQCTYANPDPMTLCQMCQNER